In Drosophila innubila isolate TH190305 chromosome 2R unlocalized genomic scaffold, UK_Dinn_1.0 1_C_2R, whole genome shotgun sequence, the following are encoded in one genomic region:
- the LOC117783991 gene encoding diptericin A — protein sequence MKVCFSLMFLGLAACVLSYPNPWLKVDELSSYYEPEIQLLPEDLDWAPSQEELHRVRRQWKVQGGGGSGQGLDLSVNGRVPVWQSNNGRHSLDATGQYAQHFGGPFGTTRPNWGAGATYTFRF from the exons TTTAGGTCTAGCTGCCTGCGTTTTGTCCTATCCCAATCCTTGGCTGAAAGTTGATGAGTTGTCGAGCTACTATGAGCCGGAAATACAATTG CTACCAGAGGATTTAGATTGGGCGCCCAGTCAAGAGGAGCTGCATCGTGTGCGTCGGCAATGGAAAGTCCAGGGAGGAGGCGGTTCAGGACAAGGCTTGGACTTGAGTGTCAATGGACGTGTACCCGTATGGCAGAGTAACAATGGTCGCCACTCCTTGGATGCCACGGGACAGTACGCACAGCACTTTGGCGGACCCTTTGGCACCACCCGACCCAATTGGGGTGCAGGTGCTACGTACACATTTCGATTTTAG